The proteins below come from a single Chryseobacterium sp. MA9 genomic window:
- a CDS encoding TssN family type VI secretion system protein, whose product MEISSVKGIFLRYILMPLIAIIMMVILGIIRRNKPAIKIKVIIIYVLLCSLCLAIPGFFGFAGNLFNPYWYLIAQVIYLIFGIIHVNLLHKYFKKHIESLAMSILFESILSLTCIALGGYLFTLIFNWMSKGTGYAVMAATSMLIFVVPMVFYYCYIQFITIPFDIYKTWRYSPEQKLPDFEGADFDRLMVLNVELSKKLEDTNRFRIKAKTLPTGVTFGDWFYRVVDDYNHKNPGSIIHLSDEGNEPYYWIFYTKKSFFSFRKYIDFDHDITTNSISENEVVICKRVIQHEEEGVAKKS is encoded by the coding sequence ATGGAAATTTCTTCAGTAAAAGGTATTTTTTTAAGGTATATCTTAATGCCTTTAATCGCAATTATTATGATGGTTATACTGGGTATAATCCGGAGAAATAAACCTGCGATAAAAATTAAAGTAATTATTATATACGTGCTTCTGTGCAGTTTATGCCTGGCTATTCCGGGATTTTTTGGATTTGCCGGAAATCTCTTTAATCCGTACTGGTATCTCATTGCACAGGTTATTTACCTTATTTTTGGGATTATTCATGTGAATTTATTGCATAAATATTTCAAAAAACACATAGAATCTCTGGCAATGAGTATTCTGTTTGAATCTATACTTTCATTGACGTGTATCGCTCTGGGAGGCTATCTTTTTACCCTGATCTTTAACTGGATGAGTAAAGGAACAGGATATGCTGTAATGGCGGCAACAAGTATGCTGATCTTTGTAGTTCCTATGGTCTTTTATTACTGTTATATCCAGTTTATTACAATTCCTTTTGATATTTATAAAACATGGAGATATTCACCGGAGCAGAAACTGCCTGATTTCGAGGGTGCAGATTTTGACAGATTAATGGTATTGAATGTTGAATTGAGCAAAAAATTAGAAGATACCAACCGTTTCAGAATCAAAGCGAAAACACTTCCAACAGGAGTTACTTTCGGAGATTGGTTTTACAGGGTAGTGGATGATTACAATCATAAGAATCCGGGATCTATCATTCATCTTTCAGACGAAGGAAATGAGCCTTACTACTGGATCTTTTACACTAAAAAATCTTTTTTCAGCTTTAGAAAATATATAGATTTCGACCACGACATTACAACAAACAGTATTTCTGAAAATGAAGTAGTGATTTGCAAGAGAGTTATTCAGCATGAAGAGGAGGGAGTCGCAAAAAAATCATAA
- a CDS encoding type VI secretion system baseplate subunit TssG, producing MYETNIVDMHYNKLQTDFKAEAVAVNLLKYHRAVSNIFIERVGVNDRAYLKDIKSISSSYLGFDEEVFTIESYREGIYDYLPEGLFHPPSLGASRKNVDTVVREIRKQKRVEDDARKFFRPFELEIFFTEISALLKESEFDITSNTDSLLETVTELWPLIKMLDKQSAYIFMHILPFFHQIRGDKKWFERCMTAFLQVPVNVTFSPNIIDEIEKNDNSMLLGNSRLGVTYIPSGPHMDGQRNWVVNIGPIPYGDMKKYIPGSPFRNVLQSLYDYFLPVTVDVEENFITEKEEYSFSLEDDGRNASRLGYSTFL from the coding sequence ATGTATGAGACTAATATTGTAGATATGCATTACAATAAGCTGCAGACAGACTTTAAGGCTGAAGCTGTGGCTGTTAATCTATTGAAATACCACCGTGCGGTAAGCAATATATTCATTGAGCGTGTTGGCGTGAACGACCGTGCTTATTTGAAGGATATTAAGAGCATTTCAAGCAGTTATTTAGGATTTGATGAGGAAGTATTTACCATAGAGAGTTACAGGGAGGGTATTTATGACTATCTTCCGGAGGGATTATTTCATCCGCCATCTCTTGGAGCTTCCAGAAAGAATGTAGATACTGTGGTAAGAGAAATCCGCAAACAGAAAAGGGTAGAAGATGATGCCCGTAAGTTTTTCCGTCCTTTTGAACTGGAGATATTTTTTACGGAAATCAGTGCTTTACTTAAGGAGTCTGAATTTGATATTACAAGCAATACGGATTCTTTACTGGAAACGGTAACTGAGCTGTGGCCTCTGATAAAGATGCTGGATAAGCAGAGTGCTTATATTTTCATGCATATTCTGCCATTTTTTCACCAGATCCGGGGAGACAAAAAATGGTTTGAGAGATGTATGACTGCTTTTCTGCAGGTGCCGGTAAACGTAACTTTTTCACCCAACATCATTGATGAGATAGAGAAAAATGATAATTCCATGTTATTGGGAAATTCAAGATTAGGAGTAACCTATATTCCAAGTGGACCTCATATGGACGGGCAGAGAAACTGGGTGGTAAATATTGGCCCTATTCCTTATGGGGATATGAAGAAATATATTCCGGGAAGTCCTTTCAGAAATGTGCTTCAGTCACTGTATGATTATTTTCTTCCGGTAACTGTTGACGTGGAAGAGAATTTTATTACAGAAAAAGAGGAATATTCATTCAGTCTTGAAGATGATGGAAGAAATGCCAGCCGCCTTGGATACTCTACATTTCTCTAA